Proteins encoded together in one uncultured Desulfosarcina sp. window:
- a CDS encoding terminase gpA endonuclease subunit, whose product MTDFFARPVPVDPKWFTDEQLERLGSGVFYLRFSQAEKRVLKKKKMIRPSVWAERHRHLPRDAAVPGRWRNATVPYAAGILDASFFPSVQEIVVCAAPQTGKTDINYTCLGYAVDRKPGNALIVMPDENTARENSADRIRPMFEDSPRLRSYLTGYADDLASHKIKLQNAIVYMAWANSAARLANKPLPYVVLDEEDKYPETATKKEASPTDLAKKRTRTFAHMRKIWRTSSPSIETGPIWKALTEECQLVFDYWVRCPHCDGSQKMVFEQIKWPRDLRDPRLIKPGLTLYRCVQCGTLSEIDECDEHNRCLVCSGDRELLEVPQRCWYECIHCGAKWDDADRDLAVRAGEWRERNKGQALEAALYAFNPLTIGFHIPSWLSPFVKLWEVAHAFLEGLRSRNKMKDFRNGHAAEPWYAVTAERSEDRILALADDRRRGVVPGGGVVACLLAGVDTQDDGFYYEIRAFGYGFNRESWCIREGKVPTFEALARVLWQDRYMDVDGNVYPVRLTLQDAMGHRTSEVYDFCRMYRRMGTILPTMGVQSMATHYTYSDREYYPGTKKPIPGGIRLVRFDTNYFKNQLASILEIMPGDPGCWHYHGEITLDWARQMTVEGVNEKDVWENPQDKPNHAWDCAVLLLLAYEVRGVVFMSPDKPPEQEIVRIEPVRPVLSRRIEYQRPGWLTR is encoded by the coding sequence ATGACCGATTTTTTTGCCAGGCCGGTACCGGTCGATCCCAAATGGTTCACCGATGAACAGCTCGAACGGCTGGGCAGCGGTGTCTTTTATTTGCGCTTTTCACAAGCTGAAAAGCGCGTACTGAAAAAGAAAAAAATGATCCGACCCTCTGTATGGGCCGAGCGGCACCGGCACCTTCCGAGGGATGCCGCTGTGCCCGGGCGGTGGAGGAATGCCACTGTCCCTTATGCCGCCGGCATCCTGGATGCCAGCTTCTTTCCTTCTGTCCAGGAGATTGTCGTATGTGCGGCACCCCAGACCGGCAAGACCGACATCAACTATACCTGCCTGGGCTACGCGGTCGACAGGAAGCCCGGCAATGCCCTGATCGTCATGCCGGACGAAAACACGGCCCGGGAGAACAGCGCCGACCGGATCCGGCCCATGTTCGAGGACAGTCCCCGGCTCAGATCCTATCTCACCGGCTACGCCGACGACCTGGCCTCCCATAAGATCAAACTGCAAAACGCCATCGTTTACATGGCATGGGCCAACAGCGCAGCCCGCCTGGCGAACAAGCCACTACCATATGTGGTGTTGGACGAGGAGGACAAGTATCCCGAGACGGCCACCAAGAAGGAAGCCAGCCCCACGGACCTGGCCAAGAAACGGACCCGGACCTTTGCCCACATGCGCAAGATCTGGCGGACCAGCTCGCCGAGCATCGAGACCGGACCGATCTGGAAGGCGCTGACCGAGGAGTGCCAGCTGGTGTTCGATTATTGGGTCCGTTGTCCCCATTGCGACGGCAGCCAGAAGATGGTTTTTGAACAGATCAAATGGCCTAGGGACTTGCGGGATCCGAGACTGATCAAGCCCGGCCTGACCTTGTATCGATGCGTCCAATGCGGAACGCTTTCGGAAATCGATGAATGTGACGAGCACAACCGTTGCCTTGTTTGCAGCGGTGACCGCGAGCTGTTGGAGGTGCCCCAACGCTGCTGGTACGAGTGTATCCATTGTGGCGCCAAATGGGATGACGCGGACCGGGATCTGGCCGTACGGGCCGGCGAGTGGCGGGAACGGAACAAGGGCCAGGCCCTGGAGGCTGCGCTGTACGCTTTTAATCCGCTGACCATCGGGTTCCATATCCCGTCCTGGCTGAGTCCTTTCGTCAAGTTGTGGGAGGTGGCCCACGCCTTCCTGGAAGGCCTCCGGAGTCGAAACAAGATGAAGGATTTTCGCAACGGGCATGCAGCCGAGCCCTGGTATGCGGTAACGGCGGAGCGCAGCGAGGACCGCATCCTGGCCCTGGCCGACGATCGGAGACGGGGCGTGGTGCCCGGCGGCGGTGTCGTGGCCTGCCTGCTGGCCGGCGTGGATACCCAGGATGACGGCTTTTATTACGAGATCCGGGCCTTCGGCTACGGGTTCAATCGCGAGTCCTGGTGCATCCGGGAAGGCAAGGTGCCCACTTTCGAGGCGCTGGCCCGGGTATTGTGGCAGGACCGTTACATGGACGTCGACGGCAATGTCTATCCGGTCCGCCTGACCCTGCAGGACGCCATGGGTCACAGGACCAGCGAGGTGTACGACTTTTGCCGCATGTACCGGAGGATGGGGACGATCCTGCCCACCATGGGCGTGCAGTCCATGGCCACACACTATACCTATTCCGACCGCGAGTATTATCCCGGCACCAAAAAGCCGATCCCGGGCGGAATCAGGCTGGTGCGTTTCGATACCAACTATTTCAAGAACCAGCTGGCCAGCATCCTGGAGATTATGCCCGGGGATCCGGGTTGCTGGCATTATCATGGCGAGATCACCCTGGACTGGGCACGGCAGATGACTGTGGAAGGTGTCAATGAAAAGGACGTCTGGGAGAACCCGCAGGACAAACCGAACCACGCCTGGGACTGCGCCGTGCTGTTGTTGCTCGCCTACGAGGTGCGGGGCGTGGTTTTCATGTCTCCCGATAAACCCCCGGAACAGGAAATCGTCAGAATCGAACCCGTAAGGCCTGTTTTGTCCAGGCGTATCGAATACCAGCGCCCGGGGTGGTTGACCCGATGA
- a CDS encoding site-specific integrase, with product MPAFDAFNGKFLDKKNYDMQSLIHFYKFDGGECVSGSIQRRRDTGAYYILWWDIKTKKQVKIYRYKGEKMFSRSTARKLLSLMQNSVEEGTFRLERFTRDGWTDVLPMLRKWEKATFIDLKPGTRDPYRSYLKNWIRPYFKKNPVQLHEIQIDVLKDMLHSIAGTGKHKQNVMFCFHSFMDYCWRARRIVAMPPFPKKKEYGIVQPAIKWLPESRQLAILEKIPQEHKPIFYFMKYTMRRPGEAMAIHREDVIEDGFVIQRAISSRKLVDSTKTGEVHYIPCHDDLAPYIEQALKGPVISQFLFTCKSSRNPGKRYSHRILSRIWRKACADAEEDINMYSGLKHSSCSQYINEKGLSQSQVQALTDHARIDSVKRYAKTEIAERKRLMMTLPIEKNKPKTSPKGK from the coding sequence GTGCCGGCCTTCGATGCTTTTAATGGCAAATTTCTTGACAAAAAGAACTATGACATGCAATCCCTAATTCACTTTTATAAATTTGACGGTGGTGAATGCGTGTCTGGAAGCATCCAAAGACGAAGGGATACCGGAGCCTATTACATTTTGTGGTGGGATATCAAAACCAAAAAACAGGTCAAGATCTACCGCTACAAAGGGGAAAAAATGTTCTCCCGGTCGACGGCCAGGAAGTTGCTTTCCCTTATGCAAAATTCCGTCGAGGAAGGAACATTCAGGCTTGAACGGTTCACGCGAGACGGGTGGACCGATGTGCTGCCTATGCTCAGGAAATGGGAGAAGGCTACATTTATCGACCTCAAACCCGGCACTCGCGATCCATACAGATCCTACCTCAAGAACTGGATTCGTCCTTATTTCAAGAAAAATCCCGTCCAATTGCACGAGATCCAAATCGATGTCCTCAAAGATATGTTGCATAGTATCGCTGGAACCGGCAAGCACAAGCAAAATGTGATGTTCTGCTTTCATTCCTTTATGGATTATTGCTGGCGGGCCCGCCGAATCGTAGCCATGCCACCTTTCCCTAAAAAGAAGGAGTACGGGATCGTGCAACCGGCTATCAAGTGGTTGCCGGAATCAAGACAACTGGCCATCCTGGAAAAGATCCCCCAGGAACACAAACCCATTTTCTATTTCATGAAATACACCATGCGCCGACCGGGTGAGGCCATGGCCATCCATAGGGAGGATGTCATCGAGGATGGCTTTGTCATTCAACGTGCCATCAGTTCCCGCAAGCTTGTGGATTCGACCAAAACCGGTGAAGTGCATTATATCCCATGCCATGATGACCTGGCGCCTTACATTGAGCAGGCTCTGAAGGGTCCGGTTATAAGCCAGTTTCTTTTTACCTGTAAGAGCAGTCGTAATCCAGGAAAGCGATACAGCCACAGAATCCTGAGTCGGATCTGGCGTAAAGCCTGCGCAGACGCCGAGGAGGACATTAATATGTATTCGGGGCTGAAACACTCCAGTTGCAGCCAGTATATAAATGAAAAGGGCCTGTCCCAATCCCAGGTACAGGCCCTTACCGATCATGCACGAATTGACTCAGTGAAGCGCTATGCTAAAACCGAAATTGCCGAGAGAAAACGGTTGATGATGACACTGCCGATAGAGAAAAACAAGCCCAAAACAAGCCCAAAAGGAAAATAA
- a CDS encoding alpha/beta hydrolase, with the protein MPKAAEQPVTIKVQGLKLSGVLHLPPGNPSAVIVGCHGLMADKSSPKQVALAGRCTDAGMAYFRFDHRGCGESEGSFEKDTTLENRVMDLMAVVRTIRGILGKNLPVGLFGSSLGGTVCLMASSEIAPFAVVTLAAPVRSRSIRLPENSPESLTKETLEGKIRFDIVTSLESIDHLLVIHGSNDETVPVENASWIYSQANDPKALLILKNADHRISDEINQQRFMENAVQWFSDCYGSRSGGQA; encoded by the coding sequence ATGCCAAAAGCAGCCGAACAACCTGTAACCATTAAGGTTCAAGGCCTCAAATTGTCTGGGGTGCTGCATCTGCCCCCTGGAAATCCTTCGGCGGTGATCGTTGGCTGTCACGGATTGATGGCCGACAAATCCTCCCCCAAGCAGGTTGCACTGGCCGGACGATGCACCGATGCAGGCATGGCGTATTTCCGTTTCGACCACCGCGGCTGTGGAGAGAGCGAGGGTTCTTTCGAAAAGGATACCACCCTGGAAAACCGTGTGATGGATCTGATGGCCGTTGTCAGGACAATTCGCGGCATCTTGGGAAAAAATCTGCCCGTCGGTCTTTTCGGGAGTAGTTTGGGCGGCACGGTATGTCTCATGGCATCTTCCGAAATCGCTCCTTTTGCCGTCGTGACGCTGGCTGCGCCCGTGCGCAGTCGATCCATCCGGCTCCCAGAGAATTCTCCCGAGTCATTGACGAAAGAAACATTGGAAGGCAAAATCCGTTTCGACATCGTTACCAGCTTGGAATCGATAGATCACCTCCTCGTCATTCATGGCAGCAATGACGAAACTGTCCCCGTTGAAAACGCCTCCTGGATTTACAGCCAGGCAAACGATCCCAAAGCGCTGTTGATCCTGAAAAACGCCGATCATCGAATCAGCGACGAAATCAATCAGCAACGCTTCATGGAAAACGCCGTGCAATGGTTTTCGGATTGTTACGGTAGTCGATCAGGTGGTCAGGCGTGA
- a CDS encoding PilZ domain-containing protein: MNDSNVLENEKKLTDRLIQGVSKLSFQRKKMLEELLHEWDRLDYREDSRIPCFLPVDYSTATRVYQDFINNLSNGGVFIETAAALREGQSISLIFTVPNLQKSFKISGTIVRTERDGIGVKFSKKLTPYQKELINSAIGPK, encoded by the coding sequence ATGAATGACTCGAACGTTTTGGAAAACGAAAAAAAATTGACTGATCGTTTGATTCAGGGCGTATCCAAATTGAGCTTTCAAAGAAAGAAAATGCTCGAAGAACTGCTTCACGAATGGGATCGGCTCGATTATCGGGAGGATTCACGGATTCCCTGCTTTCTCCCCGTGGACTACTCGACCGCCACCAGGGTGTACCAGGATTTCATCAACAACCTGAGCAACGGCGGTGTATTCATCGAAACAGCAGCCGCGTTGCGGGAGGGCCAATCGATCTCCCTGATTTTCACCGTTCCAAACCTTCAAAAATCGTTCAAAATTTCTGGAACCATCGTCAGGACGGAACGAGACGGCATCGGTGTAAAATTTTCCAAAAAGCTCACCCCTTATCAGAAGGAACTCATCAACAGCGCGATCGGTCCCAAATAG
- a CDS encoding AAA family ATPase: MYLDHYRLHLKPFQISTDPRFLWLGEKHKEALAVLKYGILDNKGFLLLTGDVGTGKTTLLHTLVDSLGDDVLVAMITDPGLAKMDFFNFVADSFGMDKNFRSKGDFLISLKEYLLAVHGQNKQALLIIDECQHLSQKLLEEVRLLSNIEKQNTKLINIFFVGQSEFNEIILRPRNRAIRQRITINYNISALSETETEKYIRYRLDVAGTKEDIFTSRAIKEVYKFSNGYPRLINIICDQALLTGFVKEKKKIDHKIVAECAQELKIPHGLSTRKSMATPEAADKKTIEPERADGMGKNALESANKSFNQPLVIALIVVVAIWLGLVAFFFLGHWQAPVNKMSHGTGSKSQLSSSQEMETARPSARSGTSYSSLEGQGAIEGSNVDSRVASGVVANSEKQYSTDAVKPTESEKRATSSFAAQKPSPVAKPSDNGTSDNKITLDQIHENFGIYPEISFAFDANTFGTEAYDMLDIIAHYCLENPDATLVLRGYTDATGVRTYNMKLSEFRANMVKTYLVGKGVNAEVITTLGIGPGTDGPGNTTIALEKNRRKVIVEIIPPGE, translated from the coding sequence ATGTATCTCGACCATTACAGATTGCACCTGAAGCCGTTTCAGATCAGCACGGATCCGAGGTTTCTCTGGCTTGGAGAAAAACATAAGGAAGCCCTGGCTGTATTGAAATACGGCATCTTGGATAATAAGGGATTCCTTTTGCTGACCGGCGACGTGGGAACCGGGAAGACCACCTTGCTCCATACACTCGTCGACAGCCTGGGAGATGATGTGCTTGTCGCCATGATTACCGATCCTGGCCTGGCGAAGATGGATTTTTTCAACTTCGTGGCCGATTCTTTCGGGATGGACAAGAACTTCAGAAGCAAAGGCGATTTTCTCATTTCTCTAAAAGAATACCTGTTGGCGGTGCACGGTCAAAACAAGCAAGCCCTCCTCATTATCGACGAGTGCCAGCATCTCAGCCAGAAATTGCTGGAAGAGGTGAGGCTGCTGTCCAACATCGAAAAGCAGAATACCAAACTGATCAATATTTTTTTCGTGGGACAGAGCGAGTTCAATGAAATCATCCTCAGACCCCGAAATCGGGCCATTCGCCAACGGATTACCATTAATTACAATATCTCCGCATTATCCGAAACGGAAACGGAAAAGTACATCCGTTATCGTTTGGACGTTGCCGGAACCAAGGAAGACATTTTCACTTCACGGGCGATCAAGGAGGTCTATAAATTCTCCAACGGCTACCCAAGGTTGATTAACATTATTTGCGACCAGGCGCTGTTGACTGGGTTCGTCAAGGAAAAGAAGAAGATCGATCATAAAATCGTGGCGGAATGTGCCCAGGAATTAAAAATTCCCCATGGGCTATCAACTCGAAAAAGCATGGCGACACCGGAGGCTGCGGACAAAAAAACGATTGAACCGGAAAGAGCGGATGGAATGGGTAAAAATGCTCTGGAATCCGCGAACAAATCCTTCAATCAACCTCTAGTGATCGCCTTGATTGTAGTTGTGGCCATATGGCTGGGATTGGTGGCTTTCTTTTTCCTTGGACATTGGCAGGCGCCTGTCAACAAAATGAGCCATGGAACCGGTTCCAAGAGCCAATTATCGTCCTCTCAGGAAATGGAAACGGCGCGGCCAAGCGCCCGTTCCGGCACTTCCTATTCGTCGCTGGAGGGGCAGGGCGCCATTGAGGGAAGCAATGTCGATTCCCGTGTTGCGAGCGGGGTTGTTGCAAATTCTGAGAAACAATACTCAACCGATGCGGTTAAGCCGACAGAAAGCGAAAAACGCGCAACTTCATCATTTGCAGCGCAAAAACCGTCACCCGTAGCCAAACCATCGGACAACGGAACCAGCGATAATAAAATCACGCTTGACCAAATTCATGAAAATTTCGGGATTTATCCGGAGATATCGTTCGCATTCGATGCCAATACTTTTGGGACTGAGGCCTACGATATGTTGGACATTATCGCCCATTATTGTCTGGAAAATCCAGATGCCACCCTCGTTTTAAGAGGATACACGGATGCCACCGGAGTACGAACGTATAACATGAAGCTTTCGGAATTTCGAGCGAATATGGTGAAAACCTATTTGGTGGGAAAGGGTGTAAACGCCGAGGTCATTACAACCCTTGGCATCGGTCCCGGAACCGATGGTCCGGGAAATACCACCATTGCGCTCGAAAAGAATCGACGCAAGGTGATTGTCGAGATCATTCCACCTGGCGAATAG